A section of the Deinococcus gobiensis I-0 genome encodes:
- a CDS encoding PQQ-binding-like beta-propeller repeat protein — MLILSGCDQSSQKISGPNITQLPFIWQMSVSGLDMPTFSGDVLINQEVNAVYTQVIGTTAVDTTTRKVLWRDAYDGGGIGDPKKSILGNSSTVYNGKIIYYNYSQGIVVRDIATGIIEKRISLPNDVKELQTNLLDQYFFQKKENLLFFGLSNHLFSYDMKQLIDPGSSSVNPIWRIDKEDQDAITYRFSNISLDSSTNQLAYGLAVADSKKRENINYLNLVDAENGKEIWSRVVHKESDPSRFYSIDGYVLLHEGVAVMTLNGGSSTGFDQASGEQKWATGPFTCPGGETGGMLFVVANGKQFLVMPNGDHCFSSWDIKTGVRKWVFSAPDGYHATFGQQPLVLNGVVYASNSWLWALDAETGQPLGVSTFMTRSMMTRGTPLYDAKNNQILVSGGQLTAFRPLR, encoded by the coding sequence ATGCTCATTCTTTCAGGTTGCGATCAGTCCAGTCAAAAAATAAGTGGCCCCAATATTACTCAACTTCCATTTATCTGGCAGATGTCCGTGTCAGGTCTTGATATGCCTACCTTCTCGGGTGACGTTCTGATCAATCAGGAGGTGAATGCGGTATACACCCAGGTCATTGGCACGACTGCTGTGGACACCACTACCCGAAAAGTCCTTTGGCGGGACGCGTACGATGGTGGCGGCATCGGTGATCCGAAAAAGAGCATCTTGGGCAACTCAAGCACAGTATATAATGGAAAAATAATCTATTATAACTATAGCCAAGGAATCGTCGTTCGTGACATTGCAACAGGCATCATAGAAAAACGTATATCTTTACCTAATGATGTAAAAGAATTACAAACTAATCTGTTAGATCAATATTTTTTTCAGAAAAAAGAAAATCTTCTTTTCTTTGGCTTGTCAAATCACCTGTTTTCCTATGATATGAAGCAACTCATCGATCCCGGGTCATCAAGCGTGAATCCGATCTGGAGAATAGACAAAGAGGATCAGGATGCCATCACCTATCGATTCTCAAACATATCACTTGACTCATCCACAAACCAGCTCGCCTATGGCTTAGCTGTGGCTGACAGTAAAAAAAGGGAAAACATCAACTATCTCAATTTGGTTGATGCGGAGAACGGGAAGGAAATCTGGAGCAGGGTAGTTCACAAAGAAAGCGATCCTTCACGCTTTTATTCCATTGATGGCTACGTGTTACTCCACGAAGGCGTGGCCGTCATGACTTTAAATGGGGGCTCTTCCACCGGCTTCGACCAAGCCTCTGGTGAGCAGAAATGGGCCACCGGTCCATTCACCTGTCCAGGGGGAGAGACCGGAGGGATGCTGTTCGTCGTGGCGAACGGCAAACAGTTTCTGGTCATGCCGAACGGTGACCACTGCTTCAGTTCCTGGGACATCAAGACCGGAGTCAGAAAGTGGGTCTTCAGCGCACCTGACGGCTACCATGCCACCTTCGGCCAACAACCCCTCGTACTGAATGGCGTGGTTTACGCCTCGAACAGTTGGTTGTGGGCCTTGGATGCCGAAACGGGCCAACCACTCGGCGTCAGTACGTTCATGACTCGTTCCATGATGACCAGAGGTACGCCCCTGTATGACGCGAAGAACAACCAGATTCTCGTCTCGGGTGGACAACTCACCGCCTTCCGCCCCCTCCGCTAA
- a CDS encoding NF041680 family putative transposase: protein MNASAPLDHLQAFRNGVYHCFDHRSDALFNLFDAITVAGLVPSFAHLSLQGPFERGHGSLYAALTQGTLGAERVRALVGTTLNDDYPLVFAIDTSTWVRNDAETSPQRGYFYHPSRHSAGKPVVAGWSYSWVAQLGPVSSSWTAPLDVRRVAPGRTVHEIADEQVQHVMNLLPAGGASPLFVFDGGYDPVRLAKLKDADRVSVLVRVRRNRRFFFDATTRPGSQGGRPRIHGAKFLCADQTTWPAPHLEHLETTEQYGTVHVRAWTGLHVKTTQDTRPGSRHFKPTYSGTVLLLEVAKLPRETRQPQAFWLWWRGPGVPDLAMLWRAYTRRFDLEHTFRFCKQTLNWETPRLRHPEQADRWTLLVLLAFTQLRLAQPVVTDARLPWQRPQERGRLTPSRVRQGFIQLLVPLGSPACAPKPSGRSPGRPKGKCSGRAPRFPALKKTA, encoded by the coding sequence ATGAACGCCTCAGCTCCGCTTGACCACCTGCAGGCCTTTCGGAATGGCGTTTACCACTGCTTCGACCATCGTTCAGATGCGTTGTTCAACCTCTTTGACGCCATCACCGTTGCGGGACTGGTGCCCAGCTTCGCGCACCTCAGTCTTCAAGGACCCTTCGAGCGTGGTCATGGCAGCCTGTACGCAGCATTGACTCAGGGCACGCTCGGTGCCGAGCGTGTTCGAGCACTGGTCGGCACCACCCTGAATGACGACTATCCACTCGTCTTTGCCATCGATACCTCGACCTGGGTCCGAAACGATGCCGAGACCAGTCCACAGCGGGGCTACTTCTACCATCCGAGTCGTCACAGTGCCGGGAAACCTGTCGTCGCGGGCTGGTCTTACTCCTGGGTTGCCCAACTTGGACCCGTCAGCAGCAGCTGGACTGCACCTCTCGATGTGCGTCGAGTCGCTCCCGGCCGGACAGTACACGAGATAGCCGACGAACAGGTTCAACACGTTATGAATTTGCTTCCCGCAGGAGGCGCATCGCCGCTCTTCGTCTTCGATGGCGGGTACGATCCTGTCCGCCTGGCGAAGCTCAAGGACGCTGACAGAGTCAGCGTCCTGGTCCGTGTGCGGCGCAATCGACGGTTCTTCTTCGATGCTACGACGCGTCCGGGTTCCCAGGGAGGTCGCCCACGCATTCATGGAGCTAAGTTTCTATGCGCGGACCAGACCACTTGGCCGGCACCCCATCTGGAGCATCTGGAAACCACGGAGCAGTACGGGACGGTCCATGTGCGTGCCTGGACGGGGCTGCACGTCAAGACCACTCAGGACACGCGGCCAGGATCGCGTCACTTCAAGCCAACGTACAGCGGGACCGTGTTGTTGTTGGAGGTGGCGAAGTTGCCCCGGGAAACGCGTCAACCGCAGGCCTTCTGGCTCTGGTGGCGGGGACCAGGCGTGCCGGATCTGGCGATGCTGTGGCGTGCTTACACGCGTCGGTTCGATCTGGAACATACGTTTCGCTTCTGCAAACAGACGCTGAACTGGGAAACACCACGTCTGCGTCATCCGGAGCAGGCGGACCGCTGGACGCTGTTGGTGCTGCTGGCCTTCACCCAGTTGCGCCTGGCTCAGCCGGTGGTGACCGATGCCCGTCTTCCATGGCAGCGACCACAGGAACGTGGTCGCTTGACGCCGAGTCGAGTCCGGCAAGGTTTTATCCAGCTGTTGGTACCCCTGGGAAGTCCAGCTTGCGCGCCAAAACCGTCAGGCCGTTCACCAGGACGACCCAAAGGGAAGTGTTCAGGCCGAGCGCCTCGCTTCCCGGCTCTGAAAAAGACCGCCTGA
- a CDS encoding AAA family ATPase: protein MTTPQEYAAILERLPEEIRAIVKDDLPLLDEIIIDRYSLLSVRLADMRITYPLHIDDRTFDRIDALMQQDVPGGWRKDGRIGIPSTLHRLSRETNVSQLTSMITVRVGRALMGVAEPLRDVLYDAVTNEYGIAIIGPPAAGKTTLLRDIARILAERLGSGLVIIDTSNEIAGDSDHKHPIVGQARRVPVGNPLWQGEKFARAIGNMGPKALLSDEIGYRDDIPVIAMNAPRGVSVTATLHGKNMRRVAHSQNLWPILGIKDGVKTEPAVFKIAIEVPRRGFFRVHEDFDASLKSLLAGEEPTEGIREIRA, encoded by the coding sequence ATGACGACCCCCCAGGAGTACGCCGCCATCCTGGAGCGCCTGCCCGAAGAGATCCGCGCCATCGTCAAAGATGACCTGCCCCTCCTCGACGAGATCATCATCGACCGCTACAGCCTCCTGAGCGTTCGGCTCGCCGACATGCGCATCACGTACCCCCTGCACATCGACGACCGGACCTTCGACCGCATCGACGCCCTCATGCAGCAGGACGTTCCCGGTGGCTGGCGCAAGGACGGCCGCATCGGCATCCCCAGCACCCTTCACCGCCTCAGTCGCGAGACCAACGTCTCCCAGCTCACCAGCATGATCACCGTCCGCGTCGGCCGCGCCCTCATGGGCGTTGCCGAGCCCCTGCGCGACGTGCTCTACGACGCGGTCACCAACGAATACGGCATCGCCATCATCGGGCCACCCGCTGCCGGCAAGACCACCCTGTTGCGCGATATCGCCCGCATCCTTGCCGAGCGCCTCGGGTCCGGCCTGGTCATCATCGACACCAGTAACGAAATCGCCGGCGACAGTGACCACAAGCACCCCATTGTTGGTCAAGCACGGCGTGTTCCCGTAGGAAACCCCCTGTGGCAAGGGGAGAAGTTTGCCCGCGCCATCGGCAACATGGGTCCCAAAGCCCTGTTGAGCGACGAGATCGGCTACCGCGACGACATCCCCGTCATCGCCATGAACGCCCCCCGCGGCGTCAGCGTGACCGCCACGCTGCACGGCAAGAACATGCGCCGGGTCGCCCACAGCCAGAATCTCTGGCCCATCCTCGGCATCAAGGACGGCGTCAAGACCGAGCCGGCCGTGTTCAAGATTGCCATCGAGGTTCCCCGCCGGGGCTTCTTCCGGGTCCACGAGGACTTCGACGCCAGTCTGAAATCCCTGCTCGCTGGAGAGGAACCCACTGAAGGCATCCGGGAGATCCGCGCCTGA
- a CDS encoding S1 family peptidase: protein MTHRPRRFPQLKGYLGIAVSVLCFLLALRPVHAERRLVTAEEMNGTQLYRAIQGRAFKIEKRIRPEYLIQGDSPVEYSSGVLYKNGYIITTYDAIKYYADISIYGSDLKSYKSRVVVFDKSRNIAILKIASGGPKFKTPLAIAKQSYHGEVVYSLGGLNGIHSAFFKAILGGKVSGKALYHEEGIGVSIRTYMMTNLQTTDGGSGTPVFNTRGQLLGLVDLNSLPEKSLTGVFTFVLPVDDEIRSLMNAIR from the coding sequence ATGACCCATCGGCCACGGCGGTTCCCTCAACTCAAAGGCTACTTGGGTATTGCCGTATCGGTCCTCTGCTTCCTTCTTGCGCTCAGGCCTGTACATGCCGAACGTCGACTGGTCACTGCCGAGGAGATGAATGGAACGCAGCTTTATCGAGCTATTCAAGGAAGGGCATTCAAAATAGAGAAAAGAATACGACCCGAGTATCTGATTCAGGGTGATTCTCCAGTAGAGTATTCTTCTGGTGTATTGTACAAGAATGGCTATATTATTACTACTTATGATGCAATCAAATATTATGCAGATATTTCTATCTATGGTTCTGATTTAAAATCCTACAAATCTCGAGTGGTAGTTTTCGATAAAAGCCGAAATATCGCTATTCTGAAAATAGCTTCCGGGGGACCTAAGTTCAAGACACCTCTCGCGATTGCGAAACAAAGTTATCATGGAGAAGTAGTCTATTCCTTGGGTGGTCTGAATGGCATCCATTCTGCTTTCTTCAAGGCAATTTTGGGAGGGAAGGTGTCCGGGAAGGCGCTTTACCATGAGGAGGGGATTGGCGTCAGTATTAGGACATACATGATGACCAATCTTCAAACGACGGACGGAGGCTCTGGAACCCCTGTCTTCAACACACGCGGGCAACTGCTCGGCTTAGTAGATTTAAACTCTCTACCAGAAAAATCTTTGACTGGCGTTTTCACTTTTGTTTTGCCGGTAGATGACGAGATTAGGTCATTAATGAATGCCATTCGATGA